The Acidicapsa ligni DNA window GTTGATTTGCGTTACGGCTTTCGATGTCGGGGATGGGCCGGGTGCGGCCGAAGAGAGTCTTGACGCTGCCGTCTTTGCGCGTTTGTTCCACGGTATCTTCGATGAACTTCTTCACGCCTGCGTAGCGTTCGAAGTAGCGTTCGATATAGGTCCTGGCCTCTGATTGCGAAATGCCGAGTTGCGCTGCCAGTCCAAATGCGGAGATGCCGTAGACGATGCCGAAGTTGACTGCCTTGGCGCGAGCGCGGGTCTGCTTATCCATCTGCTCGGGAGGCACACCGAAGACTTCGCTTGCAGTAAGCGTATGGATGTCGCGGTCGGTCTTGTATGCGTCCGTGAGCAACGGGTCTTCGCTGAAGTGGGCCATGAGGCGAAGCTCAATTTGAGAATAGTCGGCCGAGAGCAGACGGAAGCCTGGTGCGGCAACGAAGGCCGCGCGAATCTCGCGGCCCAGCTCGGTGCGGATAGGGATATTTTGCAGGTTGGGGTTGGTGGAAGATAACCTGCCCGTTGCTGTGGCCGCTGCGTTGAATGTCGTATGTACGCGCGAGTCGCTGTCGACAAGCAATGGCAATGCGTCGATGTAGTTTGATTTGAGCTTGGCGAGATGGCGAAACTCAATGACCAGGCGGGCGATTTCGTGTTCCTCCGCAAGACCTTCGAGTACATCCTGCGCGGTCGAAATCTTTTTCCCTTTGCCATAGATCAGTGGCTTGGGCAGGCCCATGTGGGTGAACAAAACTTCGCCGAGCTGCTTGGGAGAGTTCACATTGAAGCGTCTGTCGGCCAGTGAAAAGATTCGTTCGCTGACGCGTTGAATCTCTGAGCCGAAGCGTTGCGAGAGCTCATCGAGTGCGCCTAGATTCACTCGCACACCAACCTTTTCCATTCGGTAGAGAACGGGGACCAGCGGAAGGTCGATGGTTTCGTAAACGGAAGTAAGTCCATGTTCCTCAACCTGTGCACGCAGGGTTGGCAACAACGCTTGAATTGCGTGGGCTGCGCCTGCCAGCGATATAGGCACGGTCTGTCCGCTGCGCGCGACTACATCGACGAGAGTTTGTGTAGAGTGGGTTGGGTTCAACGAGTAGGAGAGCAGCATTGTGTCCGTGATTGGCCCGTGCAGGCTTACGTTGAACGCGTCGAGACGGTGCTGCGTCGTCTTCCAATCGTGGACGGTCTTGGCGATTTTTTCATTTTCCAATAGTGCTTTGAGTTGAGGCGATAGTGCTATGCGCATTGCGAGTTCGGGTTCGTTTTGCGCTTTGACAGAAACGCCGACGTATTCGGGAATGGCTGCAGATTGCTCCAACTTAGTATCGTCGGCCTGAGCCACCTGATCAAACATGTCCATGAGCGAAGGCATGGGCGGAAGAGACTCTTCTTCGGCTATCTCTTCGCTTGATTCGCCGGATAAGGCTGCTTCGGTCTTCGCAACTTTAGCATCTTTGTCGAGCGCGAATGCGAAGCCGTGTACGCGCGCAGCCGCATGGATAGCGGCGATTTGATCCTCTGTTGGATCGTCGACCAATTCAGCGGTCGGCTTCTGTGCGCTGGGGGCGAGTTCGCGCAGCAGCGATGTGAACTCTAGTTCGGTGAACAACTCGCGGGCTGCTTCGAGATCGGGCTCGGTGGTTTGCATTCGTGCGAGATCGAGTTCTATCGGTACATGGCAGTCGATGGTGACCAACTCTTTGGAGAGTAGAACGGTCGCTCTATTTTGCTGAAGCGATTCGCGGTAGGTCTTGCGCTTGACTTCATCGGCGCGGTCGAGGACTGCTTCGAGACTGCCGAATTGCTGGATGAGTTCGACTGAGCCTTTATCACCGATGCCGGGTGCGCCGGGGATGTTGTCGATGGAGTCGCCGCGCAGAGCCATCACGTCAATGACTTGCTCCGGCGGTACGCCGAGCACTTCAATTACTTTTGCGGGGTCGAGGATGAGGTTATCTTTTTGAGGATTGAGGACACGCACATGCTTGCTGACTAACTGCATCATGTCCTTGTCGCCGGAGACGATGAAGACTTCGTGGCCCTGCTCTGAGGCCTCACGCGCAAGTGTGCCGATGACGTCATCGGCTTCAAATCCGATGGCTTCGAGAATGGGGATGTGCAGAACTTCGAGTGAGCGGCGGATGTACGGGAGCTGTCGCGCGAGGTCTTCGGGCATGGCTTCGCGCTGGGCTTTGTAGCCCTCGTAGCTGGTCTCGACAAAGGCCTGCTCTTTACTGCTCCATCGGCGCAGCGGACCAATTTCCTGCGCCTTGGCATCGCGGAAGACTGCTCCACTCACGTCGAAGACGGCGGCAAAATAATGTGGCGAGAAATCTCGACGCAGCTTCTGGATCATGTTTACGAAAACATACGTTGCTGCCGTGGGCAGGCCTCCGCGCGTGGACATTGGGCGACTGCGCTGCATGGCGTGGTAGGCGCGGAAGATGAACGACATGGTGTCGAGCAGGAATACGGGCGGCTTTGTGTCAGCACTCATCGTCTGCGAGTCTACCAGCGTGGAGGGGTGCGCGTCAGAGCGGTTCTAGGCAATGAACATGCAGTCGCCGTAGCTGAAGAAGCGATAGCGCTCCGCAACGGCGTGGCGATAGGCTGCAAGCACCTTCTCCCGGCCTGCAAAGGCGCTCACAAGCATGAGAAGGCTGGACTGCGGAAGATGGAAGTTGGTCAGCAGGCCACCTACCAGCCGGAATTGGAAACCGGGCGAGATAAAGATGGCGGTTTCGCCGGTGTGCGCAACGAGCGGGGCTCCGTTGGCGGCCTCGGCGCAGTGCTCCAGGGTGCGAACTGCGGTGGTGCCTACGGCGACGATGCGGCGGCCTTCTTGATGCGCACGATTGAGGGCGTCTGCTGCATTCGTGGAGAGTGTGTAGCGTTCGCGATGGAGATGGATTTCGTCCAGGTTTTCGACGCGCAGAGGAGCGAAGGTTCCGAGGCCTACGTGCAGGGTTACTTTGGCAATTTCCACGCCTTTGGATTCGAGCGATTGCAGTACTGTGGGCGTGAAGTGCAGGCCTGCGGTGGGAGCAGCCACGGAACCGCGTTCGGCGGCGAAGACGGTCTGATAGCGCTCGCGGTCTGCGTTCGCATCGTCGCGATGGATGTAGGGTGGAAGCGGCATGTGGCCGATCTCGTCGATGGCTGCGAAGAAATCCTGGACAGGCTCAAAACGCAGCAGACGTTCCCCGAATTCGTCGCGATGGAGCACCTCGGCACGGAGTACGACTTCGCCCTTCGCAGAGGAAAATTCAAGCTGGTCTCCTACGCGCACTTTGCGACCGGGACGTACGAGGGTGTTCCAATTCCCTGCTGCATCGGGAGATGTGAGCAGTACCTCGATCTGGCCGGTAGGCTGCTGTTTGCCGCGCGATGTAGCGCGTTGTGCGTAAAGGCGTGCAGGGATGACGCGGCTATCGTTGAGCACGAGCACGTCGCCGGGTTGCAGCAGTGAGGGTAGAGTCGCAAAGCTGGAGTCGGTGTGTGCTCCGGAGGCTCTGTCGAGCACGAGCATTCGGCTTGTACCGCGCTCTGCGGGGGGCTGCTGCGCGATCTGATCTTCAGGGAGATCGAAATCATAATCCGCGACTCGTGAGCCCTTTTCCGGCGATGGATTGTTCTGAGGGTTGCTCACGATGTGACCTCGGGCGCGAGGCCGAGATGCCGGCCGGCCGATAGACGAGCGCGTTCCAGCGTTGCGTCGAGTTGCTGGCGAGAGGCTTCCAATGTGCCGCTATCAGCAGACTCGGGTACGTGCGTCCATTGGCCCCAACTGACGGCTATTCGCGTGAAGGGCATGGGCACGAGAAAGCGGTCCCATGAGCCTAGTCTCCACGTATGTTTTGGTTCGAGATGAAATGCGCCGATGGGAACACCTGTTAGTTGGGCAAGCTTGATGGGACCGAGCTTGGATTTATAGATGGGGCCACGTGGGCCATCGGCGGTAAAGATAGCTGGTGTGCCGGAGTCAAGCACGCGGCGCAGGCCGAGTAAACCTTCGCGTCCACCGCGCGAGCTTGAGCCACGAACAGCGCGGAAACCGAAGAGTTCGAGGGTGCGGGTAATCAGTTCTCCGTCAAAGCTCTGGCTGATAAGAATCGTTGCGTGGGTACTGCGGAAATAGAAGGCGCAGGGCAGGACACACTGGTGCCAGAAACAGTAGATTTCTCCGCGTGGGGTGAAGCCGTGGAAGGCTGGAGTTACGCCGTCCTCGGCAATAACTTCAAAGCGCCAGGTGCGACCCACAACCATCAGCAAAGCCCAGACGAGACGCGGCACGACGGCCAGCGTCAGGCGTTGGCCGAGGGTGAATCTGCTTAGGCTACTGGTCCTGTGTTCGGTTGCCACTCTGTTGATTGTAGCGAAACGGGCAATGATAGCGGGCAATGAGCCGGAGTTAGCTGTAGCGCAGCCAGCGCAGGATTTCCGGGATCGTCGCTCGTTTGCCGTACATGAGAATGCCGATGCGATAGAGGCGCGTGGCAAACCAGATTACGGCCAGAACTGCAGCGAGCATCAATCCAATTGAAAGCCAGATCTGCCATGCCGGCGGCATCTGTGAGCCCATGCGAAGAAACATAACGATGGGTGTGCAGGGAGGAAAGAGCGATACCAGCAACACCCATTTTGAGCTGGGGTTGGTGGAGATCAGCATGATCATGCTGAAGCTGAGCCAGACGGGTACGGCGGCCAACGGCGAATACTGCTGCAGCTCCTGCTCGGTCTCAAGCGTTGCTCCGAGACCCGCGAAGAGTGCGGAGTTAAATGCGTAGCCAAGCAGAAAATAAACGGCAAAGAGAACGATCTGTATCCATGAAATATGAATAGCCAGGTCGACGGTGAGAAGTCGTTCGCCCAGGGCAGTTGCCGCGAAGATGGAGGCTGTAACCATCCAGATGGCGATCTGAGTTAGACCTACAGTGCCTACGCCGATGAGTTTACCGGCGAGCATTTCGCTGGGCTTGACGGTAGCGAGCATGACCTCGAAGATGCGCGAGGTCTTCTCCTGAATGACGGAGCGGCCTACGTTTAACCCATAGACCATTGTGGTCATCGTGAGCAGAAAGGCCATTGCATATGCGGTGTAGATGGATGACAGGGCATTGCTCTTCACTTCCACGCCATTTTTGATTTGCGCTGTGTCGATATCCACTTTTTTCATGAGCGACTCGACGTCAGCCTCAGGCACTCCGCGCTGGGTGATACGGCGGCGGATCAAGGCGTGATTCAACGCGGATTCAAGGCGGTTCGCAGTGATGAAGTCGCCGGAGCTTTGCGCATCATAGATAGCTTTGGGACTGGCGTCTGCGTGCGTATCGACCCATAGGAAGCCGTCGATTTGCTTCTCGTCCACTTGATGAATGAGGGCGGCTTTATCGTTGGCGGTGAGTTCGCCTGCGGCTATCGGCGCATAGATATCGACGGTGGATTTCGAATCTTTATCTTCGAGCAACTGTTTACGGATCTCGGTAGCGAGAGTTGTATCGGCTGAAGCGACTACGACATGCTTATCGTTGCCAGAGATCTCGCCCGAGATGAATCCGACGAAGATTGCAAGGGCGAAGAGGCCGGGCACGAGAACAGTTGTGATGCGGAAGGTGCGGCTGCGTATCTGCTCAAGGTACTCACGCTTTGCGATTAGAACGATATTACGCATCGGCTCTGCCTCCCACGGTCTGGATGAATATTTCTTCGAGCGATGGCTCTACCAGTTCGAAGCGATAAATCGTAGCTACGGAAGCAGCCTGGGCGAGCAGTTTCTGTGCGTCGCCGCCGTCTTTCAGCTTGATCTCGACGTGGCCGGAGTAGTTCCTGGCATCGGCGATCTCGGGGCTATCGAGGAAGCTCGCGCTACCCTCGAACTCGATCACTACGCGATCGCGTTTATAGCGGCTTTTAATCTCACGCATCTTGCCGGAGAGCACGACATCGCCCTTGTTGATGAGCGCTATGGCGTCGCAGAGTTTCTCTACCTGATCCATGCGGTGCGTTGAAAACAGGATTGCTTTGCCCTGTGCTTTGAGTTCGAGGAGCGTGTCCTGCAAGAGCGTTGCGTTGAC harbors:
- the polA gene encoding DNA polymerase I, with translation MSADTKPPVFLLDTMSFIFRAYHAMQRSRPMSTRGGLPTAATYVFVNMIQKLRRDFSPHYFAAVFDVSGAVFRDAKAQEIGPLRRWSSKEQAFVETSYEGYKAQREAMPEDLARQLPYIRRSLEVLHIPILEAIGFEADDVIGTLAREASEQGHEVFIVSGDKDMMQLVSKHVRVLNPQKDNLILDPAKVIEVLGVPPEQVIDVMALRGDSIDNIPGAPGIGDKGSVELIQQFGSLEAVLDRADEVKRKTYRESLQQNRATVLLSKELVTIDCHVPIELDLARMQTTEPDLEAARELFTELEFTSLLRELAPSAQKPTAELVDDPTEDQIAAIHAAARVHGFAFALDKDAKVAKTEAALSGESSEEIAEEESLPPMPSLMDMFDQVAQADDTKLEQSAAIPEYVGVSVKAQNEPELAMRIALSPQLKALLENEKIAKTVHDWKTTQHRLDAFNVSLHGPITDTMLLSYSLNPTHSTQTLVDVVARSGQTVPISLAGAAHAIQALLPTLRAQVEEHGLTSVYETIDLPLVPVLYRMEKVGVRVNLGALDELSQRFGSEIQRVSERIFSLADRRFNVNSPKQLGEVLFTHMGLPKPLIYGKGKKISTAQDVLEGLAEEHEIARLVIEFRHLAKLKSNYIDALPLLVDSDSRVHTTFNAAATATGRLSSTNPNLQNIPIRTELGREIRAAFVAAPGFRLLSADYSQIELRLMAHFSEDPLLTDAYKTDRDIHTLTASEVFGVPPEQMDKQTRARAKAVNFGIVYGISAFGLAAQLGISQSEARTYIERYFERYAGVKKFIEDTVEQTRKDGSVKTLFGRTRPIPDIESRNANQRGFAERTAVNTPLQGTAADLIKLAMITIDRKLTEEKLRTRMVLQVHDELLFEVPEEETETITALVKDAMQNVIHLRVPIVADLAFGHNWRDME
- a CDS encoding lysophospholipid acyltransferase family protein, whose product is MATEHRTSSLSRFTLGQRLTLAVVPRLVWALLMVVGRTWRFEVIAEDGVTPAFHGFTPRGEIYCFWHQCVLPCAFYFRSTHATILISQSFDGELITRTLELFGFRAVRGSSSRGGREGLLGLRRVLDSGTPAIFTADGPRGPIYKSKLGPIKLAQLTGVPIGAFHLEPKHTWRLGSWDRFLVPMPFTRIAVSWGQWTHVPESADSGTLEASRQQLDATLERARLSAGRHLGLAPEVTS
- a CDS encoding ABC transporter permease encodes the protein MRNIVLIAKREYLEQIRSRTFRITTVLVPGLFALAIFVGFISGEISGNDKHVVVASADTTLATEIRKQLLEDKDSKSTVDIYAPIAAGELTANDKAALIHQVDEKQIDGFLWVDTHADASPKAIYDAQSSGDFITANRLESALNHALIRRRITQRGVPEADVESLMKKVDIDTAQIKNGVEVKSNALSSIYTAYAMAFLLTMTTMVYGLNVGRSVIQEKTSRIFEVMLATVKPSEMLAGKLIGVGTVGLTQIAIWMVTASIFAATALGERLLTVDLAIHISWIQIVLFAVYFLLGYAFNSALFAGLGATLETEQELQQYSPLAAVPVWLSFSMIMLISTNPSSKWVLLVSLFPPCTPIVMFLRMGSQMPPAWQIWLSIGLMLAAVLAVIWFATRLYRIGILMYGKRATIPEILRWLRYS
- the queA gene encoding tRNA preQ1(34) S-adenosylmethionine ribosyltransferase-isomerase QueA, producing MSNPQNNPSPEKGSRVADYDFDLPEDQIAQQPPAERGTSRMLVLDRASGAHTDSSFATLPSLLQPGDVLVLNDSRVIPARLYAQRATSRGKQQPTGQIEVLLTSPDAAGNWNTLVRPGRKVRVGDQLEFSSAKGEVVLRAEVLHRDEFGERLLRFEPVQDFFAAIDEIGHMPLPPYIHRDDANADRERYQTVFAAERGSVAAPTAGLHFTPTVLQSLESKGVEIAKVTLHVGLGTFAPLRVENLDEIHLHRERYTLSTNAADALNRAHQEGRRIVAVGTTAVRTLEHCAEAANGAPLVAHTGETAIFISPGFQFRLVGGLLTNFHLPQSSLLMLVSAFAGREKVLAAYRHAVAERYRFFSYGDCMFIA